In a genomic window of Nothobranchius furzeri strain GRZ-AD chromosome 14, NfurGRZ-RIMD1, whole genome shotgun sequence:
- the LOC129164970 gene encoding uncharacterized protein isoform X1 gives MSDLSAYGSSIQALKEQAQSCRDLKANESRLRDINKVASELESEGLMAEEAPMVQAQQQEHLGSAPGKVHVVLRLNQNQTWCFCYHSFVCLFVYRMKPTLTRRHPGRPYGWAFRRRLTLIPSR, from the exons atgtcggacctgtcggcttatggcagcagcatccaggccctgaaggagcaggcccagtcctgcagg gacctgaaggccaacgagtcccgcctgagggacatcaacaaggtggcatctgaactggagtcagaaggtctgatggctgaggaggctcctatggttcaggctcag caacaagaacatctgggttctgctcctggaaaggtgcatgttgtcctccgcctcaaccagaaccagacgtggtgtttttgttaccactcatttgtttgtttgtttgtttacaggatgaagccgactctaacacggcgtcaccctggaag accgtacggttgggcgttcagacgacggctaactttaattccatcaaggtaa
- the LOC129164970 gene encoding spectrin alpha chain, non-erythrocytic 1-like isoform X2 yields MSDLSAYGSSIQALKEQAQSCRDLKANESRLRDINKVASELESEGLMAEEAPMVQAQQQEHLGSAPGKDEADSNTASPWKTVRLGVQTTANFNSIKVRGSSSLPV; encoded by the exons atgtcggacctgtcggcttatggcagcagcatccaggccctgaaggagcaggcccagtcctgcagg gacctgaaggccaacgagtcccgcctgagggacatcaacaaggtggcatctgaactggagtcagaaggtctgatggctgaggaggctcctatggttcaggctcag caacaagaacatctgggttctgctcctggaaag gatgaagccgactctaacacggcgtcaccctggaag accgtacggttgggcgttcagacgacggctaactttaattccatcaaggtaagaggaagctcttcccttcctgtctga